The segment aaattgcAGGCCCATgtctcaaaaagtttgcccacccctcgTCTAGTACTACAGTATAACACGGCCtagaaacacaaaaatatgaaaagtttaaaatgaaaccaTAATCCTCCAAATGCATTGGTTTGTCCCTATGCTGAGTTTTGTGgtggaaaatatattttaatagtcTGATAGATCCTCAATAGATCTATTCATGAAGAGTTGTTCATTTTAATGCAAATTTGAACTGCTTTTTTCATACTGCAAAGTGAAGCAGGGACAGATGGCCATCACACAGCCAATCCGATGTCAGTATTCAACTCAACCTTATAGGTTTACGActgaaaaaatactttgtaatTATATGTGTAAGTGGTCAATTATAAGTGTACAGTGGTCTGCTTCATTATTGAAACTATACTGAAATAAATCCCTTTTAGTCTCTGCTTATCCTCAGCAGACTAGTTGAATTTAAGTTAAAACTGCACCTGaaccttttgtttttcctttttgtgcCATGTAATAAAATTAAACACCTCAGTGTTGACCATGTTAATGTCCAGTACTACAGTATATTATCCTTCATCTACAATTTCAGTGgagtttcattaaaaaaatacacaatttggCAAAGACAAGAAAGTAAAATATActaatttatgttgttttttttgttttttttacaaaacaagTGGAACCATAAATAACAGTAATGCTTAGTAAATAGTGACGGTCTTTGATTTTGATTTCTGTTGATATTTAGGAGAAAGACAAGACAAAGATGCtactctctctaactctctccaCAGCAACCCATTGCGAGGCAGGGGGAATGTAGAGGATGGGAATGGGGCCAAAACCACTGCAGGGAGGGCTCACCTCAAAATAAAGACATCCAGACAGAGAGGAGCTGTAAGGAGTGGAGTGGatgacagaaacagagagagatcaCCCAAAGAGGAGAATTTGATGCAACTATAGACCAATATCAACATGTTGCACCATGATATGGTGTCATAAATCCATTCATCTTCAAAGAACCACTTTACATGTACAGTATGCTAAAACTATAAAACTCAAAAGGGCAtgctgcaacttttctggtgaagagtctgTTATCTCtccttaaacatgtttttgttgtgccTGGAATGAGTATGTGTTTAAACTCACTATCGCTGTGGAGATAAGCTGACACCACCACAACctacgggtcagatctgagtcgaccctactcacagtaagaattatTTCTCAAGGTATtgttgaaaaataataaaagagaatttgtttaatgccatatgttAACGATCCCAAGCAAAACACAACCGGCGACCATCCCAATAGAAAAagttcatagtgcacctttaacctttatGTATTATCTTGTGATAATATTCAATAACTAAACAAAATTTAATTTCAGAATATGAAATCTTGAAAAGTTGAGTAACCTACAAACTAAGAAACTGgtagttgtacagttgtagatcaaagattaaaacatgaatcaaatATTTGTTTAAGGTGCAGCCCACAGGAACACTATGGAAGCAAAATGACAATGCTGAAGGCTTGAACACCTATGTATTCATGAAGAGACTGATGACAACTTGTAACAGaagaaatcaaactaaaatgtttttgttctgttttaggtCTACACTGCTCAAAACTTCTTCCTCCAGCGTCCACAACAACATTGCCTGTAGGGTCACCAAGGAAAACATGATTTATTCTGATTGATGTCAGTGTTCTGAACttctcaatttatttttttaatgaaatgtataACAGCCAGCTCTTGTAACCCTGTGTTAGTCTGCTTCTGGTCCTGTTGCTCCATTTGTTTGAAGCTCTACTGACATTTCTCTCTGTGCTACTCCAGTCTATACTTGAATAAGTCGTTTGTAGAAAgctcttttgtttaaaattgcAGCTCCACAACTCTTCTGTTTTGATGAGATTTGTGCTACCTCTCTAATCCTCTCCAGTCTCTCTTTTTCAAGTCCATTCCTGCTCTTCTGTAcatcctctcctcacctccttccTCTTTGTTAGGTCTGCTTCACTCATTCATATCAAGTGTCCTCTTTTTAAAAGCACTCTTCCTGAAAATACAAAGATGCCTCTTTAAGTCCCATgagaatgcatttttactgaatAATTTGCAACTTAGATAACTTACATTATATATTAGCATTTTTGTCTTGGGAGTTAAAATCATtagcaaataaaatgtatagacttttttgttaatattttactCGTAAATAATAACGAGTAAAAGGATGGTAAATGAACCCTTACTTAAGAAATAGATTGATTGATGGAACTTGACCACCAAAAAGTCATAGTCCttgatgttttaaattgtaagaTTCTTATGTCAATTCAACTCAACCATACAAAGTTGCACTaaacttttgtttagtttaagtTGAGTTTACTTTCACAGTCACACTCGAAGTCAGTTAATTGTATGCTCCATATTACTGTAGTATCCAAACTATTTATGTGAATGACTGAagcagtgtgtgtttttctaaAAGAACCACCCACGTCCCCACACTGGATATAGGGTCGTGTGTTCCTGCTACTACAAAGACAGCTGTTCATTCTAACAGGGATGTTTTATTCCTAAATTAGACAAGCCAGATTCCTTTGTCACACACATCCTGTATGAGAAAGAGCTGTATACTGTGACAGCTTAAGTGTATGACCCAGACAGACAGGAGCTGTAAGGACTGAAGTGAacgacagaaagagagagagatgactcaaagagagtgagggagaattGGATACAACTAAATACCACTATAAATGCATTGGGCTGTGTCTCACAATGATACGGAACAGATTTCGTGTCATAAATCCATTTGTCTTCAAAGAAGCATTTATGTGTACAGTGTGCTAAAACTATGAAGcttaacttttttggtggagggtctgttatCTCTCcttaaagatttttttgttgtgcttttaaactctatCTCTGTGAAGACAAGATGACACCACCAGTGTGAGGTATAAGAAAGATCAGCATACTGTGACAGCTTAAGTGCTAGTGATTTTTAGTACATAATCAATACTTAAAAATGGCATTTTTCAACATGTTGCAAATGTACAAAATTCGTTTcagttattatttttcattttgaggtACCAGAACCCTAGCAGCAAGCTGGTTGAAAATATGAATTTGATGATAAGTTGAGTGGTGTTCCTAAGGGATAatgacatggtagaaaatagCTAAAAATATAGCCATATATGGTTTGTAACTAAATGCTAATCTTAACTTCAACATAACTTATTGCTGTGATTGCCCATGCACATGATCACTACTGCGAATCCAAACTATTAAAGAAGCAAACCCTAGGGACGTATAGCATGGCAATAGCAGCCTAGCAACAAGTATTGTGTATGTTAGTGGTAAGGAAGGGCAGACAAATATGTAGACCGAGAGAAATGAGGAAATGAATGTAGACCagaccaggaaaaaaaaagattcctTTTGCACATATTGCGgtcaaaaataagaaaaaatttAATCCTAAGGGCAGAATGTGTGATAGCagttgagacacagtgagacaGAGGACAGTGATTATAAAAGAGGCATAGACAAGGAGAGGAGTGGAGCATACTAGAGCTCTGAGTCACTTCGGTAACTGCAACAGCCTAACACTGAGCAACTAGCAACTGTCCCATATGGGGAGAAGCATTCGTTTAAGTCCCTCCAATAAGTGTTAGTAAGGCACACGTTgccatttacttgagtaactttttatttttaatctgtagttttattatattgtaacaGTTTTCTTTCTTACAACAAGTTACTGTTGGATtggtaatgtttatttattgtcttgttttttttatagattgcagtttatgtttatttcattgCCTACTCTATACAGCCTTCTGATTGTCTAGGCCTATAGCCCATCAATATAATACAATTAGACTGCAGAGTATTTTGTCCTTGTCGTTTTCCCCTTTTATCAAATGCTTTTTCGCAataataatttaacatttttgctACTCTTTCCAACTTCAGGAGCTCAAGGAGCAAAGTGGAGGAGATAAATGGTTGTAGTACTCATACAGGAAAATCAATGTGTTGTCATAgaagtttctatatttatttgtgttatgGTGGAAATCTGAGCAGAGCACACCTCCTAAAAGCTTTCTCTTCTGGTCATTCCATTTGATTGTGGCCCTTACTCACAACCTTTTTTAAGAACTGAATCACGTGAGGCAATGGGggaaagatgaggagaggaaactcatttgacaaagcaaagtCACAGTGATCATTTGGTCTATGGCCTTATGAAACCAACATGACCTGCAATTGTATTCCCCAAACATTGTTACCAAAATCCATGCAAAAACATGCACTGTATGACTTTTCCAGTTGAAAGACCTGTGTGTCTCTATGAGTCCAATGCTTTCCttatgttccacagcatggcattcaAGTTATGGTATCTATCTGCATAAACACATGCAGGTCACGCCACTAGCCCAaaataaaggtcagatctgaggagaggagagtaaatgcaagatagatatgtttaatgccctactgggaacaaaagttatagtgcacctttaacataatataataaacctACTTAAATGCATGGTCCCCATATCCTATTATGAGACCATGTTGATCAACTTATTCTTCAGAATCACTTGTCCGGTACTGATGAAACCATAAAAGAAAATCTATACATTGAGTAATTTGTAGCCCAATTTTTAATATGTAAAAGATGATAtggtagtttgttttttgtttttttctctctgggCAGATAAGCTTTACACTATGGTAAAGTTGGATTGTGTGCCAACGTCAAGGACCTAGGATCTTTAATTAATCCATATAACTTTTCATTTGTTCTTCTGTCAGCAGCATAGTTAAATCGTCTCTCTATTTGCCCTTGACATGTTCTGTCCCAGTGCCATTTGAGTAGGTCCAGGCTTTATCGCTGTTGTCCCTTTATCAGCTGGGCATTTTGCACAGAGCTGGCACAAACATGTCATCAAACAGGGGTGTGAATAATtcaaaattcatttaatcataCTATCTTATGCAAGATCAATAAGGGGtaaatggcaatgattaaaGCATGAAATAAGAAATCAGGCTGCTTTCTaaacattaactttaaaaatgtaaacttcTGTAGCCTACTCACCAAAAAGTGTAtctaataatttctaatgacaATGTATTGCctaatttttcatttgcacaACTTAAAATTTTTAAAGTACAAGATGGTGGATAGGACACTTACATTTATCAACCTACGCTTACATCATCCAGACAGACACACAACTTGACTAAAGAGAACACAACTTTAAAAAGATACCATGCCTGCGTCCAAAACTTCACTAAACTTGTTTCAGaaaccataaaaaaaacacagctcaagCCTTTTATCGCAGACTTACCCCCGTGCGTAAACTTCAGCCAGCAGCGTCAAAATCTCTCCCTCACAGGATGTACCAGCGTGCGTAATGCGCCAACACCCTTCTACACTGTTAACACTCAACAGGTTGGCTTGGTTTTAGCTCAAGGGGCCGAGTTATAACTGTGGGAGTTCGGCTACAAAGTTCTGATCTGGAGTCAGTGGAGTTCGCTTCGTTCATGAGTGGAGAAAGTTGAAGAGTCCGTGCGCACAGGGGCGTGAAGCTGATCCAgagtctggaggaggagctggagtatATACTTCGTTTGTCGGGAACGTTTGCAAGGAAATTTCCACTGTTTGCATGGCCTAGATGGCGATGGGTCTTTATCGGGAAAGGTAACATAGAACAACAAcggtagtaaaagaaaaatacaaagtttGACTTTGAGCATGTTAGCTTTAATTTAGGCCTTGGAAATGAGTATGAAAGGCAATAAAGCAAAAACGTAATTACACATGGGCACACATTAAAACGCATGCATTAAAAAGCATGCTACAATAAGTAGCCCAATACACGTGGAGGCTACAGCTATAGCTACAATAACCCAATGAACAGTTGGCCTGTTGAACAGGGACATAACATAATACAACAATGCAAACATGGATTGGTTATTCTTCAAGACAATATGCTTTGATCAATTCAATGTACAGTGTTgcataaagcaataacaatttACCAATAATgtaggaataactttgaaattCAAAGTGGGGCTGACTAACCTAGGTAGTTAAAAGTAGGCCTACttctaatctaaaaaaaaacgtgaaaggacttatttattattattaagtgcaTGCTGCAATTAAAAGTTGCAGCATgcccttttattattattgagttATTTAAAGTAGCCTTTGGgcaacaaatatatatttttctgtccCTGATTTACAGTCTAAATTGAATAGTGAAACTATAGACATTTAGATTGATGGAACAGTTTCAATTTTCTGTTTGCTTTACAGGTGACATCACGTGACTCCTCCCCTCCTGCCCATCACCCACCCTCTTTTTGTCCCAACTAGTCTCAGGTCTGCTCTTTCCTGGCTGGAACTGGTCTGTCAGGTGTGCTATCAAATTTCATCATCGTCTGCTTTCCtgtgggagaggagaggaaaaacaCAAGGACAGGGTGGCAATTAGGCAACAGATTGTGAAGGTGAGACACAAAGATGACAGACAGAAtagcaattaaataaaaatctggCCCTAAGTAAATGGCTTCTACAATTtcaaatgctactactactactgtactataCCACTGCTACAATTAGAACTACTGTTACTTGGTCTAGCCCCATTACCACTACAGAACTAGAACTGGTCAGCTATTAATATTTTTACCAGCACTGCTGCAATGATGACTACTAGTGCTATTAGTGCATTAGTACCAGTATCACCAATTACTACTGCTGTGCCCAGGCAACAATACAAATACTTATATTAAGCAGACTGCTACTGATGCTGCTACTTCTTGACCAGTACTATGACTACTACGCAACCACACAACTGCAAATGCAACTAGGCCTACTCCTATTACGGCAAAAACCTAATTGTTCTTCAAAATGGCAATAGAAACTGAAATCTaattaaagtatattttaattTCTACATCTTGACACTCCACCATAGTTACTTGAAAGTGTTAAATTCTTACTTCAAGGGAGCTCTGTTGCACTTGTGATCTgccaaaatgaagaaaaacaagcaTAAGGACACATGCTGCTGCATTGGATTTCTGTCCAAATACAGCCATGGTGTGTGGCTTTCTTTCACTTACAGACGATGATTCCAATTCCTCCAGCTATTAGCAAGCAGGCAAAGACCAGGCCTCCAATTCGTAACCTTTCATAGTCTGGTAAATAAAGAATATACAGAAAATTAGACAATATGTATTAGGCTTTGTGAGAGAGAAGCATAATTTTCAGTATTCACAATTGTAAATATTTGCACCACCATATACTGTATGCAAAATTACACTTACTGTAAACAAAGGGATCTGCCAGATTTGAAAAGCAGCAAGAGACAAAAGCAAAGTTAAATGAACAgaattaatacatttacaatgCCACAACTTTACACAGATTATTACAATGTACTTTGTGATGGTAAAATGTTGGCCTTACTTGCTTCAGTTTCCATAAAAAGGGCAAAGAGGGCTGCACAAAATCAAGCAGAAAACAGAGTTAAAGAGAAAAGAACAAATTATATCAAtgcaaacatataaaaatatatattttgctgTTTCTTACCTGTCAGCAGTGTCACAAAACCAAGGCTCCCCATGTTTAATATAGATCTgaaattacaataaataaataatcttaaGTAAAAAACATTGACAAACTAAAACTTTGTAACTTGCATTGCATGCTTTAAGAATGATATTTTAGTTGCAGGATCTCATCAGCAGGGATGCATTGTGGGTGTTTGGAGAATAAACAGTGGATGAAAATTTCTCACAGGACAAAACGCAGCAGGTTTTCACACAACTTCAGGATCTAGATTTTTATCTCAGCCTCTGGGTTCTCTTATGTCAGTATAAGACCTTTACGCATTCTCTCATTTTTAATTTAGCAATTATCAATCACTGACATGATACATTTTTCACATGTATAGATGCAAAGTTGTCAACTACCAAcgaaaaatattaattaaatcaGAGTTGAATGCATTTTTAACAACAACTGTGCCAAAAACTCATCAATAAAGAATAACATAAGCAAATGCATTAAGTTTTGAAtatattgttgtatttgttCCTTCTTTTGACTTCTTTGTCCTATCACTTTGACCTTGAACACCCTTGGGCTAGACACAGAGGTTACATCTTGTCCTTGTGGGAAACAGTTGTTAAAGTAGTGTTGCATTAACTTGAAGATTTATGACAAGTAAATACAACTGAACGATCCTTGTCAACAACGCTAACATCAACCTTTACACATGTAATGATCAGGTCAAGGCTGATGTTACTGAACTACAGTTATAACTTAGAAAGGCTTTTCAGTGCATTGCCTATTCATGCCAAAAACATGTCAATGTCATCAACATTATGCTCACATAGAGAATAGACCCGGATTGCAGATTTTCTGTCAAGTTGATGCTAATCTTCTACAACGTATCTTTAAAAGTTGTACAgttgtgtaataagttaaaaatgcactgttcaAACATTGTAATCTTAGTGTGTAATCTTGCCCAAATTTGACCAATACATTATCTGCACTTACCTGAGCTGCTGATGCCGCAGACAGCTGTGGGTAAAGGTTGAGGTTTAATGTCGGAACTAAAGTGCGTCTCATCATTTTTAGCTGATTCAGAATTTGCAGCTCCTCCtttttgtttgaaataaaaacatttgtgcatttgacAGTGCATGAAATTGTATGATGACTGTGCCCTGTTTACGTACATATAAGAGACCACTGTCAGTGTTATGGTATAAACACCAGCGTGCAGTCATCAAAATATTCTCTAATTCACTGCAAagtcaaacaaaacatttaatgtgaaatattatttGAAATATAAGGCATCTATGACCCAAAAGCATATCGCAATAGGAGTTTGAATGGCAGATTAATTTTAAGAAATTCGgtgaaatgtttagtttatacATTTCAGGGTCTGctaaagatgtttttttcccTTCACTAACTGTTTTacagtgtacttttacttcaacctTGAGTTTTACCATTtcgcgtttttgttttttttaactcttccatcttttgtaaaatataactCATACTGTGCAGTATGTaaagttttgctttgtttggatataggaggtcaaaataagtctttgTTTGCCATTTCTTGCTCATATTCTGATTTCCTTTTCTCCACCTCTGTCAGGTGTGCAGGTAACTTCATCTACCATTATAGGGTCGTCGTTGATCTCATGGTTGACAGACATTTTCCCTTTGGAAGTAGGGCACACATCCTTTATCTTCAGAGTACCAAAGCTCATCTGAGGTAACCAAATAAATGACACAGTGTATTTGCAAAAATTAAGGCTAATCAgtgtacaatttatttatttatttattctataaGCTCAATTTTAACAATAGCTTAACGAAACATCACtaatgttaaaacaaaaaaagtttctgttttgtgttttttatttttttttattttacgtaTGTGGCATTAAAAGCAACTCCCTCTTGCAGCAGTTGGTTAGTTGGTTAGTTCTTTGCTTTGGGGGGTCTAGAATGAAAGATAAGAATACAATGGTGAAAGTAGCTATTAATACCTATACAGTCACTCGAAAGGCCTCTTAAGTGAGAAAACTCTGGTGACAATGAGACACTAACACCAGCGATAATTCAATAAGCGACGTCACAACAGTCAGTGTGGAAAGATAGCTGTTATACATTATTACTAAAATTATAtatcttttaattattttgaatattaaaTTATGAATTGTTGAGGTGTGGAAAAGACAATGAGTCGGTAGCACTGTTGTGTCTGCATAAAGCTTTTTGTAGGTCACTTTGTCCCCTGTCAATGGCATGACACTGATAAAATTAGCCCAGCTCAGAGTGTGTGTGGATCTCTGTGCTATGGATATCATTTCAAGTTTCAGTAGTGATTATATGAACAATTGAGGGGACTTAAATATTTAATGCAATCAACATGTGATCTTTTAGTCCATGCAAAGTGAAGCGTTAGAATAGTTAGAGGGCAGTTTGCTTTTGTGTAGACAGGGCATTATCACTCAGAAGCAAATTTTCcataattttttttcccaatattaagagttcaaagacattgcagatgctaaccagctacgtggtaACTATTATCCATAATGCATTGTAAGTCCAAAAAGCGCAATTAAAATGAAAGATTCAGAGACATACTTTAATAAAgctttataaagtttcagaagcaGAAAAAAGATAACCTTTGTGGTTGCAGTGCTTGCagacttttaatattattaaaagTCCAAAGTTAATATCCATACCACTAATGGCGAAACATCTTTCGGCAATTTTCTGCgattttaaaaatcaaattatgCATACATTGTATTAATATTGTAAGTATTTCAAGTTTGAAAACACAACATATACTCTGTTGTCAAGTACTAAAATCGACCTTGTCCGTATGATCACACCAATGCATTTTACTGCAGGAAGTCATAAAATGACACTTCTGTTACTACATCAGTGCCTTAATGAACTCATTCCAATTATTAACCTATTATTGACTGAGTTAACTGTCACAGGACATTGTTTGTTAGAGGTCATCTCAAACACACAGTGAACAATGGCAGTTATGTGTTATGTTATCtggttacacacttacacacccTACAGGCACACAGAGATTTGCTGACACTTTCAGCATGCACCTCTGTGATGGTGGTATTTGTGCTGTTTATACATCAACAAGAAGCTGCAGGGGTGAAAtccatgcacaaatcacttagAGGAAAATCACTCACTACATTCAAGTCAAATAAACAATCAATGTTGGTCTGTACAATCTATCAAAGTTTAATTGACAATCTGTCATTTTGATGATTTGCCTCTTTTTCACTGAGGTGTCTATAGTCCATCtaaagtatgtggtttggagctcAGACTTTGGAAGAAGAAATTTGACTGTTCTTTGAGTTAAATGGtattgattaaaagtctgtattgtttatgttcaggattAATCCAAAAAGTTATTTGTTTTCAGTaagacttaaaataaatatcatgCATTTTTGTCATATCCCCTGCCTTCAATCAATCAACTATAAAGCATTGTAatcatttaaagtgcattttatattttaatatatttaaaactggTTAATGATGTCAGATACATGATAATAATGATTTCATTGGTAAATTAAAATAGTTTATTGTTTACTGAACCAATGTAAAAGTTGTAATCTGTATAGAGGCTTATGTATCTATTGTAGTTTGTAGAGTTGAATTCatgctgtatatttattttaactgtatAGTGTGTTGATTTCACTGTAAGTATTTCATGTATGGCATTCCCTGTGTTTTCCTCTCGAGAGTGTAGACAGACATCAGAAAGTGCCATGAAGTTGCATGAGGTGTGTGAGCAGCTGAGTAAACATGTAGCTCTGTTTCTGTTGTGATTCAGGGTCATTGGAGAGGCGTCCCCTGCTGGCCGGCCGCTGcctgtgtgtggtgtttgcGACCTCTGTCAGGTGTCACAACATGAAGGACCAGACGAGCTAATGAGCTGAGGACCACAGACGAAGGATTCAGTCCTCTGCTCAGACAATACTTGTACAATACTTGTAAGTAAGAGTACACGTTCTTTTTGTCAAGTAAATGATCCTATTTCCCTAATCAATTTTttagattaaagtttaaaacaaaGTAACATGTCCCCATCTGCCACTGCTTACTGTATTACTCATGTATTGCCCatatttacatacattatattaCTGAGTGACCAAAATTTGTTGCTGTTGCTGAAATTTGTCACTAATTTGTGTATGCCTATGTGTCAGTTCACAATCATAAGCTGTGTACATGATCTTTTCCATCTGTGTAATGGTGAAGTGCAAAGTTTTGACCACTAGAGGGAGTAATACTGAATTATTAGCCGGAATGAGTAAGCAAGGtccattaaatacaaaaaaaataaaaataaaataaaataacaaagcttGAAGAAGCAcagatatacagtattttatatGGTCTTTAGCATATGATATTCTTTATATATcatataaacagtgtaataaGAGTTTAAAGTATGagttttttgtgaataaaacagTGCTTTATGCATATATCTAAAAAACTCCGAAACCCTTCATCTTTTCTGAATTAGTAGGATCACAGTTTAAATTTCATTAATAGATGTTATTGGTTCGTCAGTGAAGGCAAAGTATCAGGCGTAACGAGGAACAAGGACAAAGATCTCATCAAAGATCTCTCATTTTCTCATTAAGAGTTGGCTTAGGGGGCGTAGCAGTGGCTTCAATGTTGTCCATAATTTCTGTTAGATCTTCTGGTCTGCTGCTTTTTGCTGAGGAAAGTCCCAAGAAGTAATTACAAACCATATAATTAAATTATATGTCCAGCATCCCTCTGCTGAACATATAATGTcaatttatacacacacacgcgcccccccccccccccctccttcacacacacacacacacacacacacacatatatatatatatatatacacacatattttttttgtccCTCACCTCTGAAGCAGATCTGGAGTCTTTCAGATCTTGTCAGCATCAGGTATAACAAACCAAACACCGTTAATACACCGAAAAACAGTCCAACAGCTACTCCAATCAAGAGAGCTTTTCCTGAGCCATtatctggtaaaaaaaaaaaaaaaaaaacttcaacaaTAAGCTTCATACTGGTTAATTTCTAGTTAAATGGTTGgattaaaaaatcaaaaatcttACCATATACATACAAGTATGCAGAGCGTGTAGCCAGGTAGCCTCTCCCTTGGCATACCACCCTTGTACCATTGTCTGGTAAAGATGCTCCTTTTAGGACCCACCCAGCGAGTAGCTCTTTCGAACGCACCAAACAATACCCCTCAAGTGCCTACAAAGATATTACATATTAACGGTAATGTAGTGATcccaaaatatgtaaaaaatatctCAAGTAAAGGGTCCTGACTTCAAAAGCCCACAAAGTAGGACTATATATCTAGCTGTACTggtgcatttacagaaatgttgattaatgtgcattgtccctattcaaataaactaataaataaataaataaaaatatctgtatAAAGACTTTACGGCAATATTATTTAGTCAATTTATGTctcaaactgtatttatttaaaagagaACATTGTCAATTGTCTGTGACATTTAGtccatatacagtattttaagCTGCCTAGATTGTCTATTAAATGTGTTCTTTGACCTGTGGTATGTCCTCGATGTGTCCGCCGGGGCAGCTAATGGTGTAGTTATGAGCACTTCCATAGAAAGTGAAGGTGAGACCCTTGGAGCTTATGGGGACTCCGCAACTGAACTGTGCCAGATTGCCCAGTCCTGCTCTCACGTTTGAGGGCAAAGTGAGGTAGCTTTGGGACGGGCCAGGGTCAGGCCCTGGAGATGAAGTCGAGGGTGGGACAGAAGCTGATagggaggtggagagggggACTGTGGTGCTGGAAGAGGGGGGTGTGGTATTTTGAGCTgaaaaaaaaggtaagaaaTGGAAAGTATTtaacctttttctttttaacttaAGATTTAAAAAAGTGTATTCATTATTACCAGAGAGCAACCTGAATAATATCTTTCATTA is part of the Periophthalmus magnuspinnatus isolate fPerMag1 chromosome 16, fPerMag1.2.pri, whole genome shotgun sequence genome and harbors:
- the LOC129456908 gene encoding uncharacterized protein LOC129456908 codes for the protein MEKASELFGRKSVIFVVVAILQITKHASAQNTTPPSSSTTVPLSTSLSASVPPSTSSPGPDPGPSQSYLTLPSNVRAGLGNLAQFSCGVPISSKGLTFTFYGSAHNYTISCPGGHIEDIPQALEGYCLVRSKELLAGWVLKGASLPDNGTRVVCQGRGYLATRSAYLYVYDNGSGKALLIGVAVGLFFGVLTVFGLLYLMLTRSERLQICFRAKSSRPEDLTEIMDNIEATATPPKPTLNEKMRDL